Proteins encoded in a region of the Procambarus clarkii isolate CNS0578487 chromosome 42, FALCON_Pclarkii_2.0, whole genome shotgun sequence genome:
- the LOC123770415 gene encoding uncharacterized protein isoform X1, with protein sequence MNLTTTLSPENQKESGAEKWQLLVVVSVLGTLLSVVLLLGCVWVCVVSNKYLRRQRRPTRPEPDRGGDNAFPPAHRDTVDLGCLPDSLAPRRSKHFNENTDNSGISRCLGLGASYSTKQLPTLPTPMSWTPSPPFNPHRMHARRRESVVGGSRGRECDLGDTIEPHYGSRAPTSPSNPHYNTPTSGNYYNYMTRRLDHQPEERRRDEYEVWYTDRPYYYKRNDDRAPKTNNLTHQRPFVDYKYVENIGKYLPNRERYLSVPTENPVRKAWGGAYSACHDQPSHHRHAYHPQHDYKPECSRADPSRSRRFDNLASDPLATSRMDTVFVDNDERECLKRTTTHRLPATSNREAETTRSYQAHTTLPVPHLRLVKDSEHQHHTIPNDLSLISPKTKPQGMKRYQVSSDQEGWVSQHGEHCPSRLPPERCPSRLPPERCPSRLPPERCPSRLPPEHRHLNRHHQDERHASHDPPEHHHQHHKPDNCNVSQDPPGHQQDDPHDPSHYLSQHDPDQEVRRRLALKYGFCQTCGVYTSPNQCLGAPADVHRPRQSNRSTHSQKDGHNSSVNDIEELIHDPTPSLSWDNLTPEPLSIFADTLANARTLEGTTIATLFPSLSPGDIPHDEDDVPHDEGDVPHE encoded by the exons ATGAatctcaccaccacactctcacccgaGAACCAGAAGGAATCTG GAGCCGAGAAATGgcagttgctggtggtggtgtcagtgttggggACTCTGTTGagcgtggtgctgctgttgggctgcgtgtgggtgtgtgtggtgtccaACAAATATCTCCGCCGCCAGCGAAGACCGACCAGGCCAGAACCAgatagaggaggagacaacgcatTTCCCCCTGCCCATCGGGATACAGTGGACCTAGGCTGCCTTCCGGACTCTCTCGCTCCCCGTCGCTCAAAACACTTTAATGAGAACACTGACAATTCTG GCATTTCCAGGTGCTTAGGGCTAGGTGCGTCATACTCAACAAAACAGCTGCCCACCTTACCTACTCCAATGAGTTGGACGCCAAGTCCACCTTTTAACCCTCATCGCATGCATGCTAGGAGGCGCGAGAGTGTGGTGGGAGGCTCCAGGGGCcgggagtgtgacctgggagataCCATAGAGCCTCATTATGGCAGCAGGGCTCCAACCTCCCCCAGCAACCCTCACTACAATACCCCAACCAGCGGTAACTACTACAACTATATGACGCGGCGACTTGATCATCAGCCTGAAGAGAGAAGACGCGATGAATACGAGGTCTGGTACACAGATAGACCTTACTATTATAAAAGAAATGATGATCGAGCGCCTAAGACGAATAATTTAACCCATCAAAGGCCGTTTGTAGATTACAAATATGTTGAAAACATAGGGAAATATCTACCAAATCGTGAGAGGTATCTCTCGGTGCCGACAGAGAACCCGGTAAGGAAGGCGTGGGGAGGAGCCTACTCCGCCTGCCACGACCAGCCATCCCACCACCGGCACGCATACCATCCCCAACATGACTACAAACCTGAGTGTAGTCGAGCAGATCCTTCAAGATCTCGACGTTTCGATAACTTGGCTTCTGATCCTCTTGCCACCTCAAGGATGGATACTGTGTTTGTGGATAATGATGAGCGTGAGTGCTTGAAGAGGACCACCACTCACAGGTTGCCGGCGacaagtaacagagaggcagagaccacCAGGTCCTACCAAGCACACACTACTTTACCAGTCCCTCACCTGAGACTTGTGAAGGACagtgagcaccagcaccacaccatccCAAACGATCTGTCGCTCATCTCACCCAAAACAAAACCTCAGGGGATGAAGCGCTATCAG GTGAGCAGTGACCAGGAAGGGTGGGTGTCGCAGCATGGGGAGCACTGCCCGTCACGGCTCCCACCGGAACGCTGCCCGTCACGGCTCCCACCGGAACGCTGCCCGTCACGGCTCCCACCGGAGCGCTGCCCGTCACGGCTCCCACCGGAGCACCGACACTTGAATCGTCACCACCAAGACGAACGCCACGCCTCACACGACCcgccagagcaccaccaccagcatcacaaacccGACAATTGCAATGTGTCGCAAGACCCACCGGGGCACCAGCAGGACGACCCACACGACCCCTCTCACTACCTCTCACAACACGACCCTGACCAAGAAGTGAGGAGACGTCTTGCCTTAAAGTATGGGTTTTGTCAAACGTGTGGGGTCTATACGTCACCCAACCAG TGTTTGGGTGCGCCAGCTGATGTTCATCGTCCTCGGCAGAGTAACCGGTCTACACACAGTCAGAAGGATGGCCATAACTCTTCAGTTAACGACATTGAGGAGCTGATTCACGACCCAACACCCTCGCTGTCATGGGACAACCTAACGCCAGAACCCTTATCCATTTTCGCAGACACACTGGCAAATGCGAGAACTCTGGAGGGTACAACTATTGCTACATTGTTTCCTTCCCTGTCTCCCGGTGACATTCCTCATGATGAGGATGACGTACCTCATGATGAGGGTGACGTACCTCATGAGTGA
- the LOC123770415 gene encoding uncharacterized protein isoform X2 translates to MNLTTTLSPENQKESGAEKWQLLVVVSVLGTLLSVVLLLGCVWVCVVSNKYLRRQRRPTRPEPDRGGDNAFPPAHRDTVDLGCLPDSLAPRRSKHFNENTDNSGISRCLGLGASYSTKQLPTLPTPMSWTPSPPFNPHRMHARRRESVVGGSRGRECDLGDTIEPHYGSRAPTSPSNPHYNTPTSGNYYNYMTRRLDHQPEERRRDEYEVWYTDRPYYYKRNDDRAPKTNNLTHQRPFVDYKYVENIGKYLPNRERYLSVPTENPVRKAWGGAYSACHDQPSHHRHAYHPQHDYKPECSRADPSRSRRFDNLASDPLATSRMDTVFVDNDERECLKRTTTHRLPATSNREAETTRSYQAHTTLPVPHLRLVKDSEHQHHTIPNDLSLISPKTKPQGMKRYQVSSDQEGWVSQHGEHCPSRLPPERCPSRLPPERCPSRLPPERCPSRLPPEHRHLNRHHQDERHASHDPPEHHHQHHKPDNCNVSQDPPGHQQDDPHDPSHYLSQHDPDQECLGAPADVHRPRQSNRSTHSQKDGHNSSVNDIEELIHDPTPSLSWDNLTPEPLSIFADTLANARTLEGTTIATLFPSLSPGDIPHDEDDVPHDEGDVPHE, encoded by the exons ATGAatctcaccaccacactctcacccgaGAACCAGAAGGAATCTG GAGCCGAGAAATGgcagttgctggtggtggtgtcagtgttggggACTCTGTTGagcgtggtgctgctgttgggctgcgtgtgggtgtgtgtggtgtccaACAAATATCTCCGCCGCCAGCGAAGACCGACCAGGCCAGAACCAgatagaggaggagacaacgcatTTCCCCCTGCCCATCGGGATACAGTGGACCTAGGCTGCCTTCCGGACTCTCTCGCTCCCCGTCGCTCAAAACACTTTAATGAGAACACTGACAATTCTG GCATTTCCAGGTGCTTAGGGCTAGGTGCGTCATACTCAACAAAACAGCTGCCCACCTTACCTACTCCAATGAGTTGGACGCCAAGTCCACCTTTTAACCCTCATCGCATGCATGCTAGGAGGCGCGAGAGTGTGGTGGGAGGCTCCAGGGGCcgggagtgtgacctgggagataCCATAGAGCCTCATTATGGCAGCAGGGCTCCAACCTCCCCCAGCAACCCTCACTACAATACCCCAACCAGCGGTAACTACTACAACTATATGACGCGGCGACTTGATCATCAGCCTGAAGAGAGAAGACGCGATGAATACGAGGTCTGGTACACAGATAGACCTTACTATTATAAAAGAAATGATGATCGAGCGCCTAAGACGAATAATTTAACCCATCAAAGGCCGTTTGTAGATTACAAATATGTTGAAAACATAGGGAAATATCTACCAAATCGTGAGAGGTATCTCTCGGTGCCGACAGAGAACCCGGTAAGGAAGGCGTGGGGAGGAGCCTACTCCGCCTGCCACGACCAGCCATCCCACCACCGGCACGCATACCATCCCCAACATGACTACAAACCTGAGTGTAGTCGAGCAGATCCTTCAAGATCTCGACGTTTCGATAACTTGGCTTCTGATCCTCTTGCCACCTCAAGGATGGATACTGTGTTTGTGGATAATGATGAGCGTGAGTGCTTGAAGAGGACCACCACTCACAGGTTGCCGGCGacaagtaacagagaggcagagaccacCAGGTCCTACCAAGCACACACTACTTTACCAGTCCCTCACCTGAGACTTGTGAAGGACagtgagcaccagcaccacaccatccCAAACGATCTGTCGCTCATCTCACCCAAAACAAAACCTCAGGGGATGAAGCGCTATCAG GTGAGCAGTGACCAGGAAGGGTGGGTGTCGCAGCATGGGGAGCACTGCCCGTCACGGCTCCCACCGGAACGCTGCCCGTCACGGCTCCCACCGGAACGCTGCCCGTCACGGCTCCCACCGGAGCGCTGCCCGTCACGGCTCCCACCGGAGCACCGACACTTGAATCGTCACCACCAAGACGAACGCCACGCCTCACACGACCcgccagagcaccaccaccagcatcacaaacccGACAATTGCAATGTGTCGCAAGACCCACCGGGGCACCAGCAGGACGACCCACACGACCCCTCTCACTACCTCTCACAACACGACCCTGACCAAGAA TGTTTGGGTGCGCCAGCTGATGTTCATCGTCCTCGGCAGAGTAACCGGTCTACACACAGTCAGAAGGATGGCCATAACTCTTCAGTTAACGACATTGAGGAGCTGATTCACGACCCAACACCCTCGCTGTCATGGGACAACCTAACGCCAGAACCCTTATCCATTTTCGCAGACACACTGGCAAATGCGAGAACTCTGGAGGGTACAACTATTGCTACATTGTTTCCTTCCCTGTCTCCCGGTGACATTCCTCATGATGAGGATGACGTACCTCATGATGAGGGTGACGTACCTCATGAGTGA